A single region of the Plasmodium malariae genome assembly, chromosome: 7 genome encodes:
- the PmUG01_07027100 gene encoding conserved Plasmodium protein, unknown function: protein MMKITRERKKYRISNPYCETKKLAAKEKTKELKKERGVDEVGFEDSCIEKNSAAEKFMRIYNQHLEHNEDLEKYKKEKENIQEKKRKTANRKKIKKLNFKLKKNNLLEKLVKNKAFIKANETVLASAKKRNNKDLSFINTPSNSKKFKEHFNNLEIEADMKSVATNNPKKKKKYIKHNIETKEDVLKEYDKIIYSSKYLQNPLEYAKNIVEDRKEKQKKKKKIAHFE from the coding sequence atgatgaaaataacaagggaaaggaaaaaatatcgAATTAGTAATCCATACTGTGAGACGAAAAAACTAGCTgctaaagaaaaaacaaaagagctaaaaaaggaaagaggTGTAGATGAGGTAGGATTTGAGGATAGCTGCATTGAGAAAAACAGTGCTGCTGAAAAATTTATGCGAATTTATAATCAGCATTTAGAGCATAATGAAGACCtagagaaatataaaaaagaaaaggaaaatattcaggaaaagaaaagaaaaacagctaacagaaagaaaataaaaaagctgaattttaaattgaaaaagaataatcttttagaaaaattagtaaaaaataaggcGTTTATTAAAGCTAATGAAACAGTGTTAGCATCGgccaaaaaaaggaataataaggatctttcttttataaatacaccAAGTAATAGCAAGAAGTTTAAGGAACACTTTAACAATTTAGAAATTGAGGCTGATATGAAAAGTGTAGCAACAAATAAtccgaaaaaaaaaaaaaaatatattaaacataacATAGAAACAAAAGAAGATGTACTGAAGGAATAtgacaaaataatttattcaaGTAAATACTTGCAAAATCCCCTTGAATATGCtaaaaatattgtagaaGACAGAAaagagaaacaaaaaaaaaaaaaaaaaattgcgcATTTTGAATAA
- the PmUG01_07027200 gene encoding conserved Plasmodium protein, unknown function: protein MIFKSVKNLSNKVCDVLVSFGVRQNKTTFISHPGVMAVSQLLEMKLITRPRAILTQENVNAMVEFDYELAKKAQIAVDNNLPINFFDLEYIDRAEYLELLLEEKKILEKAREEVLKREKGNYATPEILKKYKRVEVPRKWRQELEIDEKLLKEQPGLKENIELQNIMHNYIQNKFKNKNVDGGPKKHIKN from the exons atgatatttaaaagtgttaaaaatttatcaaaCAAAGTTTGTGATGTTTTAGTTTCTTTTGGAGTGCgtcaaaataaaacaacGTTTATATCTCACCCAG GTGTTATGGCGGTATCACAGCTGCTTGAAATGAAGCTAATAACAAGACCAAGAGCCATATTAACCCAGGAGAATGTAAACGCTATGGTTGAATTCGACTACGAGCTAGCGAAAAAGGCACAAATAGCCGTTGACAACAATTTGCCGATTAATTTTTTCGATTTGGAGTATATAGACAGAGCTGAATATTTGGAACTACTActtgaagagaaaaaaattttagaaaagGCAAGAGAAGAAGtgttaaaaagagaaaagggTAACTACGCAACCCCAgaaatacttaaaaaatataaaagggTCGAAGTACCAAGGAAATGGAGGCAAGAATTAGAAATCGACGAGAAATTATTAAAGGAACAGCCAGGCctaaaggaaaatatagaattacaaaatattatgcacaattatattcaaaataagttcaaaaataaaaatgttgatGGGGGTCCAAAGaaacacataaaaaattga
- the GLTP gene encoding glycolipid transfer protein, putative yields the protein MIEVVGGIAFIRDIEKKSLECREGNEIVVLKLCDLCNTIYPIYKKIFGDGFIADMLIKDLKNSSLKVQKAIENFPNETKYVSMMYSYNLKKYQSIHKLKRDLNNGIINFLWMKRTIEFIVIFLEKCYITNYSSKLSACAMDAYDEVLKSYHGYMTRNIVKLALKLSPSREVLTERLQLGSNEQTKLVLQKCLSIAKPLIDDISKIIERNNCNFAEKI from the coding sequence ATGATTGAAGTAGTAGGAGGTATTGCATTCATAAGAGACATAGAAAAGAAGTCTTTGGAATGTAGGGAAGGAAACGAAATTGTAGTACTTAAATTATGTGATTTATGCAATACAATTTATCcgatatataagaaaatatttggAGATGGCTTTATAGCTGACATGTTAATAAAAGACTTGAAAAATTCGTCTTTAAAAGTTCAAAAAGCCATTGAAAATTTTccaaatgaaacaaaatacGTTTCAATGATGtattcttataatttaaaaaagtatcaaagtatacataaattaaaacgtgatttaaataatggaataataaactttttatgGATGAAAAGAACTATAGAGTTCATTGTAATTTTCTTggaaaaatgttatattacaaattacTCTTCCAAATTAAGTGCATGTGCAATGGACGCATATGATGAAGTATTAAAAAGTTATCATGGTTATATGACACGCAATATTGTTAAGTTAGCACTCAAGCTATCACCATCCAGAGAAGTTTTAACTGAAAGGCTCCAGTTAGGATcaaatgaacaaacaaaACTTGTTCTACAGAAATGTCTTTCAATAGCAAAACCTTTGATTGATgatatttctaaaataattgaaaGGAATAACTGTAACTTTGcagaaaaaatttga